In the Cololabis saira isolate AMF1-May2022 chromosome 7, fColSai1.1, whole genome shotgun sequence genome, one interval contains:
- the guf1 gene encoding translation factor Guf1, mitochondrial codes for MFCLVKRVCEIPPRVLQFKMCRRRDLNTNLSYTVLRHCWMKSLPVFSSTSFRRSSTQASKDAVDLSKFPVDRIRNFCIIAHIDHGKSTLADRLLEMTGAIAKNEKNKQVLDKLQVERERGITVKAQTASLFYSHEGQEYLLNLIDTPGHVDFSYEVSRSLSACQGVLLIVDANQGIQAQTVANFYLAFEAQLAIIPVINKIDLKNADPERVESQIVKVFDIPGEECIRISAKLGTNVEKVLQAVVERIPPPVGSVDEPFKALVFDSNFDHYRGVVANIAVFGGRVKKGDKITSAYLGKTYEVNELGLLRPDEHPTQKLFSGQVGYVIAGMKDVKEAQIGDTLYLQDHPVEALPGFKPAKAMVFAGMYPMDQSEYPGLRSAIERLTLNDSSVAVQRDSSLALGAGWRLGFLGLLHMEVFNQRLEQEYNASVIVTAPTVPYKAVLSSAKLIKEHGSEEITIVNPAQFPEKSVVSEYLEPMVLGTILAPDIYTGKIMGLCMNRRAVQKNIVYIDDQRVMMKFLFPLNEVVVDFYDLLKSLSSGYASFDYENAGYQAADLIRMDILLNGRPVEELTTIVHRSRGYSSGKSMCERLKDTIPRQMFEIAVQAAIGNKVIARETIKAYRKNVLAKCYGGDITRKMKLLKKQAEGKKKMRRIGNVDVPKDVFINVLKTKEK; via the exons ATGTTTTGCCTCGTGAAACGGGTCTGCGAAATACCTCCACgtgttttacagtttaagatgtgTAGACGGAGAGATCTGAACACAAACCTGAGCTACACAGTACTGAGACACTGCTGGATGAAGAGTTTGCCTGTGTTTTCCAGCACCAGCTTCAGGAGATCAAGCACACAAGCCAGCAAG gatgcTGTTGACTTGTCCAAATTCCCTGTGGACAGAATCAGGAATTTCTGTATCATTGCTCATATTGACCATGGAAAAAGCACTTTGGCTGACAGGCTGTTGGAAATGACAG GTGCGATAGCAAAGAATGAGAAGAACAAGCAGGTTCTGGACAAGCTTCAAGTGGAGCGGGAGAGAGGGATCACTGTGAAGGCCCAGACAGCCTCCTTGTTTTACAGCCACGAGGGACAGGAATACCTCCTGAACCTCATCGACACACCG GGTCATGTTGACTTCAGTTATGAAGTGTCTCGGTCCCTTTCTGCATGCCAGGGTGTCCTCTTGATTGTTGATGCCAATCAg GGCATTCAGGCACAAACTGTGGCAAACTTCTACCTGGCTTTTGAAGCTCAGCTGGCTATCATACCTGTGATTAATAAG ATCGACTTAAAAAATGCCGATCCTGAGCGAGTGGAGTCTCAGATTGTAAAGGTGTTTGATATTCCAGGTGAAGAGTGCATCAGG ATTTCAGCTAAACTGGGAACAAATGTGGAAAAGGTCCTCCAAGCAGTTGTGGAGAGGATTCCACC GCCTGTGGGGAGCGTTGACGAGCCATTCAAAGCCTTAGTGTTCGACTCCAATTTTGACCACTACAGGGGAGTGGTGGCCAATATTGCCGTGTTTGGAGGTCGAGTCAAGAAAGGCGACAAGATCACGTCAGCATATCTGGGCAAAACCTACGAGGTCAACGAGCTGGGCCTTCTGCGGCCAGATGAGCACCCAACACAGAAGCT CTTTTCAGGCCAGGTGGGATATGTCATTGCAGGGATGAAGGATGTGAAAGAAGCCCAGATTGGTGACACACTCTACCTCCAAGATCATCCAGTCGAAGCTCTTCCAGGGTTTAAGCCGGCCAAAGCCATGGTCTTCGCTG GCATGTATCCGATGGACCAGTCAGAGTACCCCGGCCTTCGCAGTGCCATCGAGAGGCTGACCCTGAACGACTCCAGCGTTGCCGTGCAGAGAGACAGCAGTCTGGCCTTGGGAGCAGGCTGGAG ACTTGGGTTCCTGGGTCTTCTCCACATGGAAGTGTTCAACCAGAGGCTGGAGCAAGAGTACAACGCCTCGGTCATCGTGACCGCACCCACTGTGCCCTACAAGGCTGTCCTCTCGTCCGCCAAACTCATCAAA GAACACGGCAGCGAGGAGATAACCATCGTGAACCCGGCTCAGTTTCCGGAAAAATCGGTTGTGTCAGAATATTTGGAGCCGATGGTGCTGGGGACCATTCTAGCTCCGGACATTTACACCGGCAAGATCATGGGTCTGTGCATG AATCGGAGGGCGGTCCAGAAGAATATCGTGTATATAGACGATCAGCGTGTCATGATGAAGTTTCTCTTCCCTCTGAATGAAGTAGTTGTTGATTTCTATGACCTCCTCAAATCACTCTCATCTGGATACGCCAG CTTTGATTATGAGAACGCAGGCTACCAGGCGGCTGACCTGATAAGAATGGATATTCTTCTGAACGGGCGGCCGGTGGAAGAACTCACCACGATCGTACACAG GAGCCGTGGCTACAGCTCAGGGAAGTCCATGTGTGAGAGACTGAAGGACACTATTCCCAGGCAGATGTTTGAGATTGCCGTACAAGCAGCCATTGGAAATAAAGTCATCGCCAGAGAAAC GATAAAGGCATACAGGAAAAATGTTCTCGCAAAATGT tATGGAGGAGATATAACACGGAAGATGAAGCTCCTAAAGAAACAGGCAGAGGGCAAAAAGAAGATGAGGCGCATCGGAAATGTGGACGTTCCCAAAGATGTATTTATTAATGTTCTGAAGACGAAAGAAAAATAG